A window of the Henckelia pumila isolate YLH828 chromosome 3, ASM3356847v2, whole genome shotgun sequence genome harbors these coding sequences:
- the LOC140887643 gene encoding centromere/kinetochore protein zw10 homolog, whose protein sequence is MDVLYNTIDVRDLLSSSDSPNSPISAPDLRLLISRLDAHSLRIKSTVQSYLLSHQADFASLFSQCSDVVSKSENLSSQVIALLSLISDQPIESDVRKIIGEIVEKRRELLEKREILELVGIVLDLDRKFGVFRKNVESGRVVEAAEGLRELKLLLGVSRNDVVEGEPFVYGILRKHWTDCFEEIQDLLLRFVEAAVRFEQEGNTFHIKNQASVNGIDGLELYTILKAMDAAGILDYGLAKVADLIIKHIITPVVSARATPSFVEDTDQDLDRVPEAVLKMVPSFNTESQRSKVDGEAMYSNIVQILKFINKFLCFQNGFWMSCFGRLTWPRMSDQIISNFLSKVVPDDPSNLGEFQEIMKFTTGFETALKVLLFISPSDVKDEKLSKFTNNIEVHFASRKKVQILAKARNMLLQSNFSLSQDYITRISGLNKEEIAGDLSNHVVLLFSSEKCVVSEAAKELMDLVHQTLENVSLLPPKVGLEFYQTARNALVLYEAIVPVKLERQLDSINQAAVLIHNDCLYLSQEILGLAFEYRPYFPSPVKEVAVFVDLAPKFQIMAEDVLQRQIQLVMYNLKQAIDGANGFHNTHQIKQFESAKFCIDQVSFIIEKVHIIWEPLMLPSVYEKSMTMILRAVFLRISKEILLLDDMAAEETLQLKGLIHLLFEHLSSLLESLLAVDQRGKSLESQRDNLDDFVLSVQKLRKLAELLDLPLKSITTAWESGELADCDFTLSEVEGFIRAIFTDSPLRKECLFRIENSNVRV, encoded by the exons ATGGATGTTCTGTACAACACCATCGATGTCCGTGATCTTTTGTCATCATCGGACTCCCCAAATTCACCGATTTCGGCGCCTGATCTCCGCCTCCTCATCTCCCGACTCGATGCCCACTCGCTCAGAATCAAATCCACTGTTCAATCTTACCTCCTCTCTCACCAGGCCGACTTCGCCTCACTCTTCTCCCAGTGCTCAGACGTCGTTTCGAAGTCCGAGAATCTCTCTTCTCAAGTGATTGCACTGCTCAGTCTTATATCTGATCAGCCAATTGAGTCCGATGTGAGGAAGATTATCGGAGAGATAGTGGAGAAGAGGCGAGAATTGTTGGAAAAGCGGGAAATTTTGGAGCTTGTTGGGATTGTTTTGGATTTGGACAGAAAGTTCGGTGTTTTTAGGAAGAATGTCGAAAGTGGGAGGGTGGTTGAGGCTGCGGAGGGTTTAAGGGAGTTGAAACTGTTGCTCGGGGTTAGTAGAAACGATGTAGTTGAAGGTGAGCCCTTCGTGTATGGGATTCTCAGGAAGCACTGGACTGACTGttttgaagag ATTCAAGATCTGCTTTTGAGGTTTGTGGAGGCTGCTGTGAGATTTGAGCAGGAAGGTAACACATTTCATATTAAGAATCAGGCATCTGTGAATGGGATTGATGGCCTCGAGCTTTATACTATATTGAAGGCGATGGAT GCTGCTGGCATTCTGGATTATGGCCTCGCAAAAGTTGCAGATTTGATTATCAAACATATTATCACTCCTGTAGTGAGTGCCAGAGCTACTCCTTCATTTGTAGAAGATACAGATCAAGACTTGGACCGAGTACCTGAGGCAGTACTGAAAATGGTCCCTTCTTTTAATACTGAG TCACAGAGAAGCAAGGTGGATGGTGAAGCTATGTACTCTAACATTGTCCAAATCCTCAAATTCATCAACAAATTCTTATGCTTTCAAAATGGTTTTTGGATGAGCTGTTTTGGAAGATTGACCTGGCCAAGGATGTCTGATCAGATAATTTCAAATTTCCTTTCCAAG GTTGTACCAGATGACCCCTCCAATCTGGGCGAGTTTCAAGAGATTATGAAATTTACAACTGGTTTTGAGACAGCTTTAAAGGTACTTCTGTTCATATCTCCATCTGATGTCAAAGACGAGAAGCTGAGCAAATTTACGAACAATATTGAGGTTCACTTTGCATCAAGGAAAAAAGTTCAGATTTTGGCCAAGGCTAGAAACATGCTTTTGCAATCTAATTTCAGCCTTTCTCAA GACTATATAACAAGAATTTCAGGGTTGAATAAGGAAGAAATTGCTGGGGATCTCAGTAATCATGTTGTGCTGCTGTTCTCATCTGAGAAATGTGTGGTGTCTGAAGCAGCTAAAGAACTAATGGATCTTGTGCACCAAACACTTGAG AATGTTTCCTTATTACCTCCAAAAGTGGGTTTGGAATTCTATCAGACTGCTAGAAATGCTCTGGTTCTGTATGAAGCCATTGTTCCAGTGAAG CTCGAAAGGCAGCTTGATTCCATAAACCAGGCTGCTGTTCTCATTCACAATGACTGTCTTTACCTCTCTCAGGAGATTCTTGGCCTTGCTTTCGAG TATCGTCCATACTTTCCTAGTCCTGTGAAGGAAGTTGCTGTATTTGTTGATTTGGCTCCAAAATTTCAAATCATGGCAGAAGATGTTTTACAGCGACAAATTCAACTTGTTATGTATAACTTAAAGCAG GCCATCGATGGAGCTAATGGATTTCATAATACACACCAGATAAAACAATTTGAATCTGCCAAATTCTGTATTGACCAG GTTTCTTTCATAATTGAGAAAGTACACATCATCTGGGAACCTCTGATGCTTCcttcagtttatgaaaaaaGTATGACTATGATTCTAAGGGCAGTTTTTTTGAGGATTTCTAAAGAAATACTGCTTTTAGATGATATGGCAGCAGAAGAAACATTGCAG CTTAAGGGATTGATCCATTTGCTGTTTGAGCATCTTTCATCTTTGCTCGAGTCCCTATTGGCTGTTGACCAAAGAGGGAAGTCACTTGAGTCCCAAAGAGACaatcttgatgattttgtaCTATCTGTGCAGAAGTTGCGGAAATTGGCCG AACTTTTGGACTTGCCTTTGAAGTCAATTACCACGGCTTGGGAGAGTGGTGAACTAGCTGACTGCGATTTTACATTATCAGAG GTCGAAGGTTTCATTAGAGCCATCTTTACAGATTCACCATTGAGGAAAGAATGTTTATTCCGGATAGAAAATTCAAATGTGAGAGTATAG
- the LOC140891440 gene encoding GDSL esterase/lipase At2g04570 has product MGPNILVSLWLLLLLAKKSTSANIPAIIVFGDSSVDAGNNNQLPTIARSNFEPYGRDFTGGRPTGRFSNGRIPTDFISEAIGLKTLVPAYLDPAYNITDFAVGVTFASAGTGYDTATSDVLGVIPLWKELEYYKEYQTKLKAYLGDEKANQTIGEALYIMSIGTNDFLENYYAFPPRRRTQFTVDQYQQFLVGIAKNFTTNLYNLGARKISLGGLPPMGCMPLERARNFANTNECVESYNIVAMSFNDKMRDVVSNLTQELVGVELVFSNPYYILLQMVKRPSLYGFDVSGVGCCATGMFEMGYACNQRNPFTCRDANKYVFWDAFHPSERANQIVSDHVVKTALYKFLV; this is encoded by the exons ATGGGACCAAACATACTAGTGTCACTATGGTTACTGCTCTTACTAGCCAAGAAGAGCACCAGTGCCAATATCCCGGCGATTATCGTGTTCGGAGACTCATCGGTCGATGCCGGTAACAATAACCAGCTCCCGACGATTGCTCGTAGCAATTTCGAACCGTACGGGCGCGATTTCACGGGTGGACGACCCACCGGAAGGTTCTCGAATGGCCGGATTCCGACTGATTTCATATCCGAGGCGATCGGCCTAAAGACGCTTGTCCCTGCATACCTGGATCCTGCATATAATATCACCGATTTCGCCGTCGGTGTCACATTTGCTTCGGCGGGGACTGGATATGACACTGCTACTTCTGATGTGTTG GGTGTGATACCATTGTGGAAGGAATTGGAATACTACAAAGAATACCAAACGAAACTAAAAGCCTATCTCGGAGACGAGAAAGCCAACCAAACCATCGGCGAGGCATTGTACATTATGAGCATAGGCACCAACGATTTCTTGGAAAATTACTACGCATTTCCGCCTAGAAGACGGACGCAGTTCACCGTCGATCAATACCAACAATTTCTCGTCGGGATCGCCAAGAATTTCACCACCAACCTTTACAACCTGGGAGCTCGTAAGATCTCCCTCGGAGGCCTTCCCCCAATGGGTTGCATGCCGTTGGAACGAGCGCGGAATTTCGCGAACACGAACGAATGTGTCGAGTCCTACAACATAGTAGCCATGAGTTTCAATGACAAGATGAGAGATGTGGTGTCGAACCTGACCCAGGAGCTAGTTGGGGTGGAGCTTGTCTTCTCCAATCCCTATTACATTCTTCTACAAATGGTTAAAAGACCTTCCTTGTATG GATTCGATGTATCTGGAGTGGGATGTTGCGCGACGGGGATGTTCGAGATGGGGTATGCATGTAACCAACGCAATCCTTTCACATGTAGAGATGCAAATAAATACGTGTTTTGGGATGCATTTCATCCAAGCGAGAGAGCTAACCAAATAGTATCCGATCATGTGGTCAAGACAGCTTTGTACAAGTTCTTAGTTTGA